The genome window AACAGGGTTTTTAAAATTAAAATTAAGAACTGGATAAGTATAAACTTTTGTCATTTTAGTCGATTATTTTTAACTGTTTTGCTTTAAGATAAACGCCACATAACTCCATTGGCGGCGCAAAATCGTCGGCAACCTCTTTAACTTCAGGTAAAGCGTTTTCCATTGCAACGCCAAAACCGACATTTTTTATCATTTTGGAATCGTTACGCGAATCGCCAAAGGCAATAATTTCGGATGTTTTGACGTTGTGCATTTTTGCAAGAACTTCTAAAGTCGACATTTTATCGACATTTTTGGCGCCAACAAAAAAACCTCACGATCAACGGGAACTAATTGAAACTTGGAGATTATTTTCGTCAATGAAATTTTGGAACTCAATTTGGATTTCAGAAGTTGTATCTTGGTTGTCAAAAATTGTGAAAATATGAAATTTATTTTTAAAATTACACTCTTTTAAAGGACGAATTTTATCTGAATAAATTTTTAGAAAATTTGATGAATTTGAAGGATAATAATTTGAAGTGTAAATTCATTCAGCATCCATAATTACATATCGAGTTTTACGGCCATCAAAAAATTCGACTATTTTTAAAAAGTCGCTAAGTTGGATCGGGTTCTCGTAAATCATTGACTTTTTTTTGAAATCGTAAATAAAAGCGCCGTTGGCTCCTATAAAAAAATCAACATTTTTAGCATTTATTAAATCGCCAATTGTTACAAAATCACGACCTGTGACAAAAGTTGTGATAATATTTTTTTCCTTTAATTTAGAAAATAGTAAATTAATTTTATCAGGAATTTCTTGTCCGCCATGTGGGACAATTGTATCATCAATATCGGTGGCAAAAATTTTAAATTTGGTCATTTTTATAAAAAAGTTTAACTATTTAATCAATTTATTAATCTTATTTCCAAATAATTTTTTTGGAAATAGTTGATTATTAATTATTTTGCCAAAACCAACAATTTCGTTTTTAAACATTAATAAAACAAAATCATTATCTTTGGCAAAATAATTAAATTTTTTTCCCTGAAAAATCAAGCGCAAATTTTCTTCGTTTAATAAAATTTGTTTAAAATTAATCAGATTTTGTGGTTGAAAAAACGAATTTACAAATTCGATACCAAAATTTTCAATTTTGGTGCGTTCAAGTTCTTTTAAATATGCTCTTGTGCCTAAAATTTTTCCTAGATCATTAGCGAGAGAACGAATATAACAGCCTCGTGAAACCTCTCACATTATAGTGCAATTTTGCTGTTTTTCGTCAAAATTCAGCAAAATTGTTTGATTTATTTTTATCTTAATCGGTTTTAATTCGACTTTTTCTTCATTTCTAGCGTAATGATAGGCGCGTTTTCCAGCGATTTTCTTGCTTGAAAAAACAGGTGGAATTTGTTTTTCTAGTTTTTCTAGTTTTCTTAATGCATTTTCAATTTCTTCTTTTGAAACTATAATGTTATTTTCGCTCGGGAAAATTTCACCATCAGCGTCGAAACTTGTCGATCAAAAGCCGAATTGAACTTTTGCAAAATATGTTTTATATTTTTGATCGAAAAATTGCAATAATTTTGTGTCATCATCAGTTGCAACTAATAAAATTCCTGAAGCCATCGGATCAAGAGTGCCTGAATGCCCAGCTTTTTTGATTGAATTTTGTTTTGCTCATTTTCGAAGAAAAGTTGCCGAACTTATTTTTTTTGGTTTATACAGGAATGTTATCATTGTTATTAAAAAAAAAAAAAAATCAACACGAGGTTGATCATTAACGTGGTGCGCAAGAAGGGACTTGAACCCTTACACCCGAAGGCACTAGAGCCTAAATCTAGCGTGTCTGCCATTTCACCACTCGCGCAGAAAAACACAAAACTTATGACTTAAATTTGGGCTTGGTGCCACTTATAGGAATCGAACCTACGACCTTTCGCTTACAAGGCGACTGCTCTGGCCTGCTGAGCTAAAGTGGCGAAATGGTGGAAGATAAGGGACTTGAACCCCTGACCTTCGCCTTGTAAGGGCGTTGCTCTCCCAACTGAGCTAATCTTCCGAAAATTTGGTGACCCGTACGGGACTCGAACCCGTGAATCCATGGATGAAAACCATGTGTGTTAACCGCTTCACCAACGGGCCAAATGGCGCCGATTGCGGGGATCGAACCTGCGACCAACTGGTTAACAGCCAGCTGCTCTACCGCTGAGCTAAATCGGCAAAATAAAACTATATATAATTATACTATAAAATTTTTATTTTTTTAAATATATTTAATTTTTTTATTTATAAAATCTAAAAAAATTAAATATTAATTATTTATTATCGTTTATTGCTTTGAAACTAACAACTTTACGATTTTTATAAAATCCACAAAATTGGCAAACATGGTGTTGTAACTGTTTATTTGAACAATTTGAACAATTAACTAAATTTGGCAATTTCAAAGCAGAGTGTGATTGTCGTTTATGTTTTCTTTGTTTTGAAGTTTTTCGTTTTGGGACTATTGCCATTTTTTTCCTTTTAATTATAGTAAAGTTTATTTTTTTTGACTTTTTTGTCGAAAAAAATAAACTTTACTAATTATTATTTGTAAAACTTGTCAATTGCTTGACAAACTTGATCGGTTCCAGTAACTCTGTAGGTTATTTTCTGGCGATTATTAATTATAACATAATCTTTTAATTTTATCGAGAAAATTTCAGGAATTTTTTTAATAATTTTTAAGTAAGGATCGGGAAAATCACCTATTTCTAATGAAAGTGTGACATCGCGATATTTTAGT of Mesomycoplasma dispar contains these proteins:
- the truB gene encoding tRNA pseudouridine(55) synthase TruB codes for the protein MITFLYKPKKISSATFLRKWAKQNSIKKAGHSGTLDPMASGILLVATDDDTKLLQFFDQKYKTYFAKVQFGFWSTSFDADGEIFPSENNIIVSKEEIENALRKLEKLEKQIPPVFSSKKIAGKRAYHYARNEEKVELKPIKIKINQTILLNFDEKQQNCTIMWEVSRGCYIRSLANDLGKILGTRAYLKELERTKIENFGIEFVNSFFQPQNLINFKQILLNEENLRLIFQGKKFNYFAKDNDFVLLMFKNEIVGFGKIINNQLFPKKLFGNKINKLIK
- a CDS encoding YcsE-related riboflavin metabolism phosphatase; amino-acid sequence: MTKFKIFATDIDDTIVPHGGQEIPDKINLLFSKLKEKNIITTFVTGRDFVTIGDLINAKNVDFFIGANGAFIYDFKKKSMIYENPIQLSDFLKIVEFFDGRKTRYVIMDAEWIYTSNYYPSNSSNFLKIYSDKIRPLKECNFKNKFHIFTIFDNQDTTSEIQIEFQNFIDENNLQVSISSRWSWGFFVGAKNVDKMSTLEVLAKMHNVKTSEIIAFGDSRNDSKMIKNVGFGVAMENALPEVKEVADDFAPPMELCGVYLKAKQLKIID
- the rpmF gene encoding 50S ribosomal protein L32; this encodes MAIVPKRKTSKQRKHKRQSHSALKLPNLVNCSNCSNKQLQHHVCQFCGFYKNRKVVSFKAINDNK